A stretch of Campylobacter showae DNA encodes these proteins:
- a CDS encoding aspartate/glutamate racemase family protein yields the protein MKKIGLIGGMSFESTITYYEQINRKINERLGGLSSAEILLSSVNFEEIEVCQRENRWEDTGEILARHAMILQGGGADFIFICTNTMHRCFDAVQSAVGVPVAHIADATLKALKNAGVAKAGLLGTVYTMTQDFYKSRLIEGGAEVLLPSAVDMAEVNRVIFEELCYGKIAPSSKANFLRIIEDFKSRGAQGAILGCTEIGMLVSQADTDVRLFDTTQIHIDAAVEAALS from the coding sequence ATGAAAAAAATCGGCCTAATCGGCGGGATGAGTTTTGAGTCTACGATAACGTATTACGAGCAAATAAATCGCAAAATAAACGAGCGTCTAGGCGGGCTAAGCAGCGCGGAGATACTGCTAAGCAGCGTAAATTTCGAGGAGATCGAGGTCTGCCAACGCGAAAACAGATGGGAGGACACGGGCGAAATTTTGGCGCGGCACGCGATGATTTTGCAAGGCGGCGGGGCTGATTTTATCTTCATCTGCACAAACACGATGCACAGGTGCTTTGACGCCGTACAAAGCGCCGTTGGCGTGCCTGTGGCGCACATCGCGGATGCTACGCTAAAAGCGCTAAAAAACGCAGGCGTCGCCAAAGCGGGGTTGCTCGGCACCGTCTATACGATGACGCAGGATTTTTATAAAAGTCGGTTGATAGAGGGCGGCGCGGAGGTGCTTTTGCCAAGCGCGGTGGATATGGCGGAAGTAAATCGCGTCATCTTTGAGGAGCTTTGCTACGGCAAAATCGCGCCTAGCTCAAAGGCGAATTTCTTGCGCATCATCGAAGATTTTAAGTCGCGCGGCGCGCAAGGAGCGATACTTGGCTGCACCGAGATAGGCATGCTGGTATCGCAGGCGGATACGGATGTGCGGCTTTTTGATACGACGCAGATACACATAGATGCGGCGGTAGAGGCGGCGCTGTCGTAG
- a CDS encoding class I SAM-dependent methyltransferase: protein MAYQEEYWQNFYEKAWATRAKFMDECLKNGLNSYQAVKMLEKKERLHELSLDNVTNEMVWEKRKLFSTNVLRFVEIPVARLTTRQGAELIVPFHSSFNFYDMLIDIIDETGPYDSIVELGCGYGRNLIEIFYRGGPTDVRYFGGEFTQSGVEIASKLAAATPKMNAKFFHFNHLEPSLEGLDLGKKALVFTCHSIEQVKEIPPHWFDVVANAADFVRCAHLEPFGFQIEGANDAVSERQRGFFKTQGWNVNFAETFFNAARRNVIAIDDAIADIGLSQDPMNPGSLAFWHTNK from the coding sequence ATGGCGTATCAAGAGGAGTATTGGCAAAACTTTTATGAAAAAGCATGGGCGACAAGGGCTAAATTTATGGATGAGTGCCTAAAAAACGGACTCAATAGCTATCAAGCCGTAAAAATGCTAGAGAAAAAGGAGCGGCTACACGAGTTAAGTTTGGATAACGTTACAAACGAGATGGTTTGGGAGAAGCGAAAGCTTTTTAGTACGAATGTTTTAAGATTCGTCGAAATCCCGGTTGCTAGACTCACCACTAGACAAGGAGCTGAGCTAATCGTACCTTTTCACTCGTCGTTTAACTTCTATGATATGCTGATAGATATCATCGACGAGACGGGGCCATATGATAGTATCGTGGAGCTTGGCTGCGGATACGGTCGAAATTTGATTGAAATTTTTTATAGGGGCGGACCGACGGATGTGCGGTATTTTGGCGGAGAATTTACCCAAAGCGGCGTAGAAATCGCTAGCAAACTAGCCGCCGCAACGCCTAAAATGAATGCTAAGTTTTTCCATTTTAATCACCTAGAGCCTAGTCTTGAAGGGTTAGATTTAGGTAAAAAGGCCCTTGTTTTTACATGCCACTCTATCGAGCAGGTTAAGGAGATCCCGCCGCATTGGTTTGACGTAGTGGCAAACGCTGCGGATTTCGTGCGCTGCGCTCATCTAGAGCCGTTTGGATTCCAGATAGAAGGAGCAAACGACGCCGTTAGCGAAAGACAAAGAGGGTTTTTTAAAACTCAAGGTTGGAACGTAAATTTTGCCGAGACTTTCTTTAATGCTGCAAGACGAAACGTTATCGCTATAGACGATGCCATCGCCGATATCGGACTTTCTCAAGATCCTATGAATCCAGGCTCGCTAGCATTTTGGCATACAAATAAGTAG
- the luxS gene encoding S-ribosylhomocysteine lyase: MPLLDSFCVDHVRMNAPGVRLAKTMKTPKGDDISVFDLRFCKPNEEILPEKGTHTLEHLFAGFMRDHLNGEGTEIIDISPMGCRTGFYMSVIGVPSEEAVKAAWTASMKDILGVKNQEDIPELNKYQCGTYKMHSLDEAHAIASKILERGLITINNEEIALDVAAMGLKNTN; encoded by the coding sequence ATGCCTCTACTAGATAGTTTTTGCGTCGATCACGTGAGGATGAACGCACCCGGCGTGCGTCTGGCAAAGACGATGAAAACGCCAAAAGGCGACGATATAAGCGTGTTTGATTTGCGTTTTTGCAAGCCAAACGAGGAAATCTTGCCAGAAAAAGGCACGCACACGCTAGAGCACCTGTTTGCGGGTTTTATGCGCGATCATCTAAACGGCGAAGGCACCGAGATCATAGACATCTCACCGATGGGCTGCAGGACGGGCTTTTATATGAGCGTGATCGGCGTGCCGAGCGAGGAGGCGGTCAAGGCCGCGTGGACGGCGTCTATGAAGGATATCCTAGGCGTTAAAAACCAAGAAGATATCCCCGAGCTAAACAAGTACCAGTGCGGTACGTACAAGATGCATTCGCTTGATGAGGCGCACGCGATCGCAAGTAAAATTTTAGAGCGCGGGCTAATTACGATAAATAACGAAGAGATCGCGCTAGACGTCGCTGCGATGGGGCTTAAAAACACTAATTGA
- the fldA gene encoding flavodoxin FldA, with product MIGIIFGSSMGNTEEAASFLAENLGLENELLNVANCDAAKLNGFDKLILGVSTWGTGDLQDDWDAFDFGGLKLSGKTVAIFGMGDAESYADSFCGAMGKLYDEVVKAGANVVGAVSVDGYKFDESEAVRGGKFVGLPLDADNESEKTEPRISAWIEQIKPHFA from the coding sequence ATGATAGGTATCATTTTTGGAAGCAGTATGGGAAATACTGAGGAGGCGGCGAGCTTTTTAGCCGAGAATTTGGGGCTAGAAAACGAGCTTTTAAACGTAGCAAACTGCGACGCGGCTAAGCTAAACGGCTTTGACAAGCTGATTTTGGGCGTTTCTACCTGGGGTACGGGCGACTTGCAAGACGACTGGGACGCGTTTGATTTTGGCGGACTAAAGCTTAGCGGCAAGACTGTTGCGATATTTGGCATGGGCGATGCCGAGAGCTATGCGGATAGCTTTTGCGGCGCGATGGGCAAGCTTTACGATGAGGTCGTAAAAGCCGGCGCAAACGTCGTGGGCGCAGTGTCCGTGGACGGATATAAATTTGACGAATCAGAAGCCGTAAGAGGCGGTAAATTTGTTGGTCTGCCGCTTGATGCCGATAACGAAAGCGAAAAAACCGAGCCTAGAATCAGCGCTTGGATAGAGCAGATCAAACCTCATTTTGCTTAA
- a CDS encoding DUF2325 domain-containing protein, producing MSVLVIGADEITPIKAVLKDLGAEAIEHWDARNENRVNRKPIPQDTECVVMLTSFLNHNTMKTIKNQAKKRNIPIVCAKRSVSCVFSEYCKVFGLDKEFGCCKVKD from the coding sequence ATGTCAGTTTTAGTTATCGGAGCCGACGAGATAACGCCTATAAAAGCAGTCCTCAAAGACCTCGGCGCAGAAGCGATCGAACACTGGGACGCGCGCAACGAAAACCGCGTAAATCGCAAACCGATCCCGCAAGATACCGAGTGCGTCGTGATGCTAACCAGTTTTCTAAACCACAACACGATGAAAACGATAAAAAACCAAGCCAAAAAGCGCAATATCCCGATCGTCTGCGCCAAAAGAAGCGTCAGCTGCGTCTTTAGCGAGTATTGTAAAGTCTTTGGGCTAGATAAGGAATTTGGATGTTGCAAGGTAAAAGACTAA